Below is a window of Thermoproteota archaeon DNA.
ACTAATAGACATGGCGATTGATAAAGAAATTGTTTCACACATGGAGAATCATATTGAAACCATGATCAGTAATATGGGAATTTACATACCTTGTATCAAAATTGCATTTCCTTACACTACAAATTTAGCTGACGCTTGTTTCAGTGTAATAATGGGCAGTGCACTAACAGTATTCATTAATCAATATGCAATGCGAATGAAATATCCATCATCAGATGATTTTACAGAATTTGGAAAGATTACAGAAAAATTTCGTGAGGAAGTAAACAGTTTTTTCAAATAACTATTCTATTCTGATTTTATTTCCTTTTGATGTTTTTGGAATAATTATGACTAATCTACCATTATCAAATTTTGCAGAAATTTTTGCCTCATCAATATTGTCGGGCAAATTAACACTTTTTTTAAAATAATTAAATTCGTATTTTTCATGAAAATTTGATATGTAGTATTTTTCTTTTAATTTTGCCTCTACGATTATTTTATTTCCAGAATCCAAAGTTATTGATATGTGTTCTTTTTCTACCAATGGCAGATCAAATTCTAGTATCCATTTTGATTCGTATTCTCTAAGACATGATAGTGGTGACAGGATCTGCTGTTCTATATCATCACTTGAAATGACATTTAGTCCCAAATGAACCAATTTTTTGAAATTATTTGTATCATCAT
It encodes the following:
- a CDS encoding Hsp20/alpha crystallin family protein is translated as MINLDDDTNNFKKLVHLGLNVISSDDIEQQILSPLSCLREYESKWILEFDLPLVEKEHISITLDSGNKIIVEAKLKEKYYISNFHEKYEFNYFKKSVNLPDNIDEAKISAKFDNGRLVIIIPKTSKGNKIRIE